GGCTTGTTTTTTAGCTCTTATGAGTTCTGTGTAGCGTGttcgtgggccggcccaactgggCGCTGCTTTGAGTAGCAAGTTATAAGGCCGAAATCACTAATTGACCACTCCCGTCTCCTTGGGTTGTGACAAAGTGGcgtgctgcatgtgcatcatttgccGCAACTTGAGAGTTTTTCGTTTTtcgtagattcatttattcaaaatattttatctcttaaatcgtgtgtccaaatcttgaaccgttttcatcgttggattccccgcgttgagatcttcaaaactagattccatgttgatagattttgacggATTTTTTCTACAAAAAACTGGACGAAAAAACTGAACCGGAAGCACTGTTTGTTCCCTTTCCaaaagaggcacggtcgtgcctcttgcgaaagcacaatcgtgcctctcgcgcaAGCAAAACCGTGCaactcgcggaagaaaaaaaaatagaaaacacgccttttttcgttttcgagaatcACGACTAAAAAAAACCATGCCTttcgcggaagaaaaaaaatagattAACACATTTTTTTTGTTTCCAAGAGACACGACTGTgcatctcgcggaagaaaaaaaatgcattttttccatTTTCTGAGAAGCATGTTTGTGCCTCTCGTAAAAACAAAGCCGTGCCATTCACGGAAGCAAAATCATGCCTCTCGCGATAGCAAAAACATGCATTTTTCATGAAATATTTATTTTTTCAATTTATTTTTTTGTCCAAAAGTTAAGGAAGACTGATGAAAAAGCAAAAAGCCAAAAAAATCTAGAAAACCCGTTTAAAAATCCAAAAACAtgtgaaagaaaaacaaaaatccagaagaaacGCCCAGAGCGCGACATGTGGCGGCAGCCGAGAGCGCGCCAAATGACGCGCTCTCAGCCTACCCACAAATGATCGTTGAGAGGCTTTCGAAGAagcgctcgtcaactagttgctTTTTATATGGCGCCTAATAGGAGGTCCCATTTTTCTTAGTCTAGCCACGTTAACCAAATGAACGCAATCCatagcctttttttttctttttcttttaggcaAACGCAATCCAGAGCCGAGTAGCACCATCCCAGATAAAATAGACTATCAGCCCATGAGCAAAACAAGCCCAATCACTCTCATTACCCCTttcctgccgccaccgccgccgctgaagGGCGTTCATGGCGCGGTGGTCGTCTCCGAAGGACCCGGCTCTGGAGGCGGCCCTCCGCCGCAACCGGCGCTGGATCGTGAACAACCAGATCAAGCGTCTCCTCCTCCGCTTCCCGTCCCGCTCCGCCCCCGTCCGCCTCCTCCAGTCCCGCTTCAAGACGCTCGACCTCCTCGGCCGCGCCGCCAACTGGCTCCGCAAGTATCCCTCCTGCTTCGAGCTCTTCACCGGCGAAGGCCCGGCCGGGAGCGGCGGGGAGCTCTGCTTCGGCTTCACCAAGCGGATGGCGGAGCTCGTCGACGCCGAGGAGGCCGCCGTCACCGCGTCCGAGCCGGCCATGGCCGACCGCCTCGCGCGCGTCCTCATGCTCACCCGCGGGCGCCGCCTCCCCGTCTCCAAGCTCGCCGCGCTGCGCGGCCCGCTCGGCCTCCCCGACGACTACCTTCTCCGCATCCTCCCCGCCCACACCGATCTCTTCCGCCTCGCCAACCCGTACCCTCACCGCCGCAATGCCGCAGAGCTGGAGCTGCTCCGGTGGGTCCCTTCCCGCACGGTCTCTGCCATCGAGGCCGCTGCCTCGGCGAGCAACTCCCTCCCGCGGTTCACCTGCTCGTTGCCGTCCTCTTGGGCCAAGTCCCACGACAAGATGGAGGACTTCAACGCCACACCCTACATTTCGCCCTACTCGGAGGACGGGGCAGTGCCTGGCACAGACGCACAGGCTGAGAAGCGTGCCGTGGCTGTGGTTCACGAGCTTCTTTCGCTCACCTTGTGGAAGAAGATTTCGGTTATGAAGCTAGAGCACTTCAGATGGGAGTTTGGGCTGCCAGAAGACACAGCTAGGATGCTGCTCCGGCATTCTTGCCTCTTCTATGTGTCGAATCGGTATAAGATTCACACGGCGGTGCTCCGTGAGGGTTACGAGGGGTCTGAGCTGAGGGTGAAGgatcgagtggtggcagcaaaggaTAGACTCGGGGAACTGATGCAGGAGGGTCTGCACGAATTTAATCAGCGTCGACGTGCTGTGAATttggagaagaagaggaggaaaggTGAAGTTGATGTGAAGAAGGAAGAAGAGGAGCTCGAAGATGAGGCAGGGGCACTGTTGGATAGTGCGGAGAAGAGGGAGGAAAGACGGAGGTTTTACAAGGTGTTGTTTGGTGATGATAACCGGTGATTTGTGTATGTAAGCCTGATGCCCCTCTAGACAAATTGTTGAACGGATGATGATATCTTGTGATACACTAAAGCAATAAGAGTGACACTGCTATGAAGAGACGACACATCTATCTGCACATGGAAATTGTTTGGGTTGTTGTCTCGCTTGCTGGTCAAAGAGAATTGATTTCCAACCTGCTAGTTTTTCTTTTCAGGACATGTAATTGGAGAACTGCAGGAATACCAGCCAGCCAGGCAGTTTGATCTTTTTGTAGATTATAGCATGCCCCTTCAGGATAAAAGCAATCACATATGGATTCTCCTAAATGAATAAATGGTGGAATTCTGGTGTAAAAGGGGTCCTTATCAAGGAAACCAAACATATGGATGCAATCAATGTGtgtgagaaagatcgacagatctgCAGAACTTGCAAGTGAAATGCCAATGCACACTGGTCTTATATTGTCAGAGAGAACAGAAATCATGAGCAGCAAATGCTGCATGCAAGCATGTGCAATTGACTATCTACAAAAGAGAGCACTGCGATTTTGGTGGATATTTGCGCACAGTTGGAGTTATAGCCTTCTTGTATAGCAAATATGATCATCCCCAGAAATGGAACTTTGATGAGAATGATTTTAGGTACACacctttttcctgtttttttaggAAAATGTTTTGTTATAGTTGAACTTCTGTGTGTTGGCATTTCAGTTATGAGGTTTTATAGATGGCAACCTTAAAAAAATTCATTCATGTCCTGTCTAGTCATTGTTATCACAAAATTCTTTAGTTAATCATTTAAATTCTACTGGGATGATGCTTTGTCCTCACGTAAGCACTTATTTGCTTATGCCAGTTTGGCACTGAGTGGTGGATTACTGGACTAATGACTCGTTGCATTTTGAAATGAGTAGTATATTTCTATGTAACAGTCCATGGGCCTGTATAACCAATTAACAGCTTGCTCAACGAGTAGCAAGTTATATACTATATGTTGCCTGCTGATGTTGGGGTATaagtaaaagtaagaaaattaaacCTAAACAGAAGGATACATAAAAGGAGCTTTAACAACTTGATAACCATATGTGGCAAGGATATAAGCCTGCCTTTATGTTTGAAGAGCATAGGGAAGTGGGAATCAATGGAAAGCTATTGAAGAGAAGTGCCAACCATCACAAGCACCAAATTCTGGATTTATTCATGGTCTAAAAGCACATCCATCCCTTGTTTTTCTGGTGCTGCCATGCCTTCCGTTATCTTGTTGCTACCTTCCCATCCTGCAAATGTGATGTAAATCATAGTTTAGTATTTTTAGTCATTAAAGCTTGTGTTGTGAACATGCATGTTTTGTTTTATATTTTGTTTCAGCAAGGAGAGATACCTTTGGACATGTTGAAGCCACGATTTTCCAGCTGCTTGTACTCTTGGCATAGTGCGCAACTCTCACAGCACATGTGAACAAAGCAGTCCATGCAGGGTGATCCTTGGAAGTTGTACTGTGCCCACATTGAGGAACGTTTGGTACAAGAATACAACCAGTTGCAGCCTATGGATCCTAGCAAAACATACAGGGTCCCATGCATGCAGCATGCTGGAAACAAGGGGAGTTAGCCAACAAGATGTATGTTTTTATGCTTGATCCCAAGCGCAAATTGTAATTGAAGCACATTCATCCTGAGCCTCTGTCCACAACCTCAGCAATGCGACCAAATGTAATGCAAGGGCACCAACAAGTCAAGCAACCTGCAGCATTAGCCACAAAAATGAAGCATCAGGATGTAAGTGAAATGCACTCTTATAAATCCCCCAATGTATAAGCCATAAGGACTTGTGAGAAGAGCATGAAAGATAGTTCTCCATACAGGTGCCGCAATCTCCAAAGCAGTCACAAAGCCCAACCGACCACTTCCCTGACATGCTGCTGATTTCTTGTGGTTGTGATCTGTGGAATATGGAAATAGATGGTGTGTAGCTGTGCCTTTGCGAGCAAGAATACCTTGATCCCGTTGGTATTTATAAACTAGCAACAACATGGTATCAGTGCCTGTTTGCACAAGTATCTGCTCATAGTAGATTCCAGTGCATCATTTTTGTTGTCTCATGGGCTTTCTGCTTTCTTCTTGCACTTTAATGTTGTATGTTGTGTTTACAGGTTTTGCTGTAAATTAGCGTTTTTAGTCACATCATGTTCACTTGGCTTGTTCTGTTTGATTGCTCCTTCGGGAAATCTTATGCTCAGTTAGCATCTGGCAGCTATTTGGAGTTTCCAGTTCTGGTTGTAGCATAGACCCCTTTTGTTCTTTTGCATCATTCATTACTTGGCAAGTAATAGCTGCTATGATGATTGGACTTCGTGGGCTGACGATGATCACGATGATTGGAATCCAGTCTCACTATGTTTTCAGTTTCATTAGTCGCGCAACACCTGATTGAAGCTATGGAAAATGTCACTGCAGTCCTCTTTCTGAGGCTTTTCAATGTAAATTCAAGTTGGATAAGATCTTCTGCTTCCGAGATTTCCTTGAGGAGCTCATACTGTACCCTTAATAAAAGCCCCAAATTTCGGTTGCTGTTTTCTAGTTTCTTAATCGCCTCCAGTTCTGTGCTCGCTTTGGGTTTTGTCCATTTGTATTTGGGAGGCATTATCTGGCTCTGCTATCTGTACTGTACAAATTATATAACCTACAGCTAGCTAAGATATTGACCAATTTGCACAGTTATGTGGAGATCATTTGTCATACACCGTGAAGTACCGTTGTTGGTGTGCCAGGGTTTGCTCTTGCAAGTCTTGAGCTAAAGAATTTGCTGATCTGTCCCAAACTGATTGGCTACAGGACAGGCTATGGCGCAGTCAATGTACAAGGACTACATCATGCATGCATGACATTGACAATATGGTCCATATTCTGGTTTGATTTTTACCTTTTTTCCCTGTGGTTTAATCTTTCCTAGGACAATGTTTCGTGTGGCTGAACTATCTCTTGTGTGAATTTTTGCCATCTCGACTATGAGCTTCTGCAGATGTCAGAACCTTTTCAACCTTTCTTGCTTGTTCTATAGCCTTTTTTAACataattttttcttcaatcatCTTAAGCATACAAGATATCCAATCTTCAAGTATTATATTTCATATCCAGTTCGGTGGTCAGTACCAAGTCAAGAGACTCATAGCTTTACAAATTGAGCAGTACATTTTAGTTCATATGCCACTAAACTTCAGTATGGTCTACAACCATATAATGCTCGACTGTCATCAAGACGTCAAGTAACAGATCACATAATATATGTTGCCTGCTGGTGTGAGAAAACATAAATGAAAGTAAGAAATTGAACCAAAATCACATGGACAGATAAAAGGATATTTAAGAACTTGGTTACCAAATGGAGCAAGTCATATAAGCCCGCCTTTATTATCCCTTTGGATGTTGGAGAACATCGCGTAGCAAAAATTAACAGAAAACAGTAGAGCCAATCATCATATTCATAGCCATCAAATCATGGACATGTTCTAGAAGCACATCGCTTGCTTCACTGGTGCTTTCATGCCTTGCACACACCCCACAAACTTGTTGCTACCTTTCCATCCTGCAAATGAAAATGGTGTAGAGCATGATTTAGTCATGATTATTTCTTCTTTGTTAACATTAATACTCATGATTATGCTTTCTTTCAGTAAGACGCAGAGACCTTTGGCCATGTTGAAGCCGCGATTTTCCAGCTCCCTGTACTCTTGGCATAGCGCGCAACTCGGATAGTGGAGGTGGACTTACCAGTCCATGAAGGGCCATTCTTGCAAGTTATATTGAGACCGCATCGCCGAGCGTTTGGGAAAAGAATACAACCAGTGGCAGCATAAGAGCGACAGGCAAACATACAGGGTCCCACTCATGCAGCATGCTGAAAACGAGGAGAGTCAGCCGAGAAGGTCGATGATTTTTATGCTTCAAACCAAGCACAAATTCTAAGAGAAACACCTACATGTGGAGCCTTTGTCTGCAATCTCAGCAATGCGGCCAAAGGTAACACAGGGGCACCAGCAAGTCAAGCAACCTGCAATGTTAGGAAATATAATGATACACAAATGAGTACTGCAAATGGGGTAAATAATCCAGTCCCCCAGTACTTTGCATGCTGCTTTACAAAACCCATGTATAAGAGGCACAAGAAGAACAAAAAAAGGCTAGCTCTGCATACAGATGTCAAAATCGTCAAGGCAGTCGAAAAGCCCAACTGACCTCTCCGCAACCATGGTACTAGTTAGTTTGGTAGATTGTGAATTTGTAACCTATGGAGTTCGGAATAGCGTGGTGTGCAGCTGTGCCTTTGTGAGCAACCAATGTTTATATACTAGTAGTAATGGTGCAGTACTAGTTAGAAGATATGAAAAGGTCAATTGATTCAACCGACTCCAGTGCAGAAATTTCTTTCTTGTTTTTATCAGTTTTCTCTTGCAATCTGCACCGGTTGTTGTTCGCTAATGCTGTGTTTACAGGTTTGGCTTTGGATTGGTCTTCCCAAGGACACCGTGTTCAATTGGCATGTTCTGCTTTGGATCAATCTTTTGGAAATCCCATGCTGAATCAGCATATGTCAGCACTTTGGAGCTTCCAGCTTTGGTGGTAATTTCCATGCTGTATCGTCGTTTTCCTTATGTATGAAATCAGCCTGATAGTAAAATACTGATGATAATCACCATGTCGATCTCGGTCTAAAATGGGGGAACCATGCCTGGTGATACGCTTGTAAAAGTGTTGGTCATAACTTCTCCCTGTCCAAGCCTACAGATAGCTAAGTAATTAACGAATATTGCACAGTTATTATGTGGAGATCCAATATCATATACTGTAAAGTCCCCTCGGTGTGCCAGGGCTTGCTCTTAAAGTTTTGAGATGAGGAATTCGCTGATCTGGCCCGAACTGATTGGCTACAGGACTAGAGGGTACCATGAAGTCAACGTAAAATGACTACACCATGCATGCAACATGGTCCATATTCCGGTTTGATTTCTTTTTGCCCTGTGGTTTATATCTTTCTTAGGACAACGTTTCATGTTTCATGCGGCTGAACTACCTCTCGTGTGATTTCTTTTGCCATCGCAATTATGAGCATCTGTATATGTCCAATCTTTCTTGAAATTTCTTGCTTGTTGTGTAGTTTTTTGTTATCATATTTTTCTTCAATCATCTTAAGCATACAGGATGCCCCATATTTATTCCCCATGCCAGTTCGGCAGTCAGTATTGAGTCAAGAGATTCATAGCTTTACAGCTTGAGCACTGCATTTTAGTTCACAGGCCACTAACTTCAGTACAGTCTACAACCATATAATGCTTCTCAAGTGACAGATCATAAATGGAAGTACGAAAACTGAATCAAAATCACAAGGACAGATAAAAGGAGATTTAACAACTTGATTACCAAATGGAGCAAGTCACTAGGCCTGCCTTTATTTCCCCTTTGAATGTTGTAGAACATCATCAAATGAAAATTAACAGAGAACAGGAGAGCTAAGAGCATCATTTTATAGACATGTTCTAGAAACACATCCCTTGCTTCCCAGGTGCTTTCATGCCTTGCACACACCCCACCATCTTGTTGCTACCTTCCCATCCTGCAAATGTAATGATTTAGTCATGATTACTTTGCCTTTGTGAAACCGCATGAATTTTCTTGACTATGCATTCTTTCAGTAAGACGCAGCGACCTTTGGCCATGTTGAAGCCACGGTTTTCCATCTCCTTGTACTCTTGGCATAGCGCGCAACTCTCACAGAAGAAGTGGACACAGCAGTCCATGCAGGGCGATGCTTTCAAGTTGTAtcgcgaccgcatcgccgagcgttTGGTACAAGAATACAACCAGTTGTAGCCTACGCAAGCCAGGCAAACATACAGGGTCCCATTTCATGCAGCATGCTGAAAACAAGGAGACTCAGCCACAAAGATCGATGATTTTTATGCTTCAACCCAAGCGCGAATTCTAAGTGAAACACCTACATGGGGAGCCTTTGTCCACAATCCCAGCAAGACGACCAAAGGTAACACAGGGGCACCAGAAAGTCAAGCAACCTGCAATGTTTGGAAATGGAGCGGAACATAGATGAGTACTTTGCAAGTTTGCATGCTGCTTATGAAACCCATGTACAAGGGGTGCAagaagaacagagcaaaagctaggTCTGCATACAGGTGCGGAAATCCCCAAAGCAGTCGAAAAGCCCAACTGACCACTCAGCAACCATGGTGCTAGTTAGTTTAGTAGATTGTGGATCTGTGATCGTTGGAGTATGGGAATAGCAGCGGTGTGCAGCTGTGCCCTTGTGAGCTTTGATGCTACCGATGTTTATATACTAGCAGTAACAGTGCAGTATCAGGTATGACAAAGTCAATTGCTTCAGCAACCAATTCCAGTGCagcgtttttgtttttgttttacggGGTTTCTCTTGCAATCTGCACCGAATATTGTGCGCTAGTGCCGTGTTTACTGGTTTTGCTTTGAATTGGTCTTCTCAAGGAAACCGTGTTCAATTGGCATGTTCTGCTTTGGACCAATCTTTCTGGAAATCCCATGCCCAATCAGCATATGGCAGCATTCTGGAGCTTCTAGTCTTGGTGGTAACTTTCATGCCTTATCGAATCGGCTTGATAGCAAGTAATATACTATAATGATAATCACCATTTAACTCTCCATTTAGAGTAGGGGAACCATGCCTGGAGACAAGCTTGGTAAAGGTGCCAGTTATAAATCCAAGCCTTTAACCAGACACTTGCCAGTTAACATAACGTATGGTTTCTGCACAAAGGTGTGTCCTGCTTGAACTTTCTGGTTACGGCCACGGTTTTGTTTTTCGTATCGCCAACTAGAGCTAGAGTATTCCCTGTTGGGGATGATGTTGATGTGCTTCTTTTGATCTTCTACTGATAGGCTACCATCTGCTTGTTGAAGCTGAAAGTTCTGTAACAGTTGAAACAAATTTGGTAGAAACTGAATATTCAGAGTAGCAAC
This portion of the Triticum dicoccoides isolate Atlit2015 ecotype Zavitan chromosome 7A, WEW_v2.0, whole genome shotgun sequence genome encodes:
- the LOC119331477 gene encoding protein WHAT'S THIS FACTOR 1 homolog, chloroplastic-like, with the protein product MARWSSPKDPALEAALRRNRRWIVNNQIKRLLLRFPSRSAPVRLLQSRFKTLDLLGRAANWLRKYPSCFELFTGEGPAGSGGELCFGFTKRMAELVDAEEAAVTASEPAMADRLARVLMLTRGRRLPVSKLAALRGPLGLPDDYLLRILPAHTDLFRLANPYPHRRNAAELELLRWVPSRTVSAIEAAASASNSLPRFTCSLPSSWAKSHDKMEDFNATPYISPYSEDGAVPGTDAQAEKRAVAVVHELLSLTLWKKISVMKLEHFRWEFGLPEDTARMLLRHSCLFYVSNRYKIHTAVLREGYEGSELRVKDRVVAAKDRLGELMQEGLHEFNQRRRAVNLEKKRRKGEVDVKKEEEELEDEAGALLDSAEKREERRRFYKVLFGDDNR